catTGTCGCGACAAGTAGTCTCGGACGGATGGAGTACATttgataggtcatatttttcttaCAACTACTTAGATGGTTAACATGTAAACATCTTATTATCCCCTCTCAGGGCCCACCAAGCAAGGCGGGCCGGCCCAGGAGCCGACATGGGCATGGTCGGTTCGTAGGCAGGCCTCTCGTCTCGAACCGACCCGGCCTGAGCCTGACCTAGGCTAATATTCCTCCCCCAAAGTCCAATCCAATCTCCGCCCCGCCGCATCTTCTCTCCCCCCAAATCCACCCCCCTTCTCCCCCGTCTCCGACGCCGACGACGCCGCCGCCCCCACCACCCGAGCCGGCGGGAGCCGCGCCCGCTAGCTCCGCCCGCCGGCCGACCCACCCACAGGTAACAACAGCCAGCACGCCcctccctcgctcccctcctcagAACCCCAGCCGCTTccaaaaccctagccgccgcctgaccgctccccctcctcctccttgacccCGCAGCGGCGGGATGGCGAACCTGGGAGGCGGCGCGGAGGCGCACGCGCGGTTCAAGCAGTACGAGTACCGCGCCAACTCGAGCCTGGTGCTCACCACCGACTCGCGCCCGCGGGACACGCACGAGCCCACGGGCGAGCCCGAGACGCTCTGGGGCCGGATCGACAAGAGGAGCTTCGGGGACCGCGCCGTGCAGGCCAAGCCCCCCGAGCTCGAGGACCGCCTCACCAAGTCCCGCAAGAAGAAGGAGCGCGACGCGGCCtccgccgacgccgacgccgaccaGCCCCGCAAGCGCAGGcgccgctccgccgccgcccagcGCGAGGAGAGCGTGCTCTCCCTCGCCGACGACGTCGTCTACAAGCCCCAGACCAAGGAGACGCGCGCCGCCTACGAGGCCATGCTCAGCGTCATCCAGCAGCAGTTTGGCGGCCAGCCGCTCGACGTGCTCGGCGGGGCTGCCGATGAGGTGCTCGCCGTCCTCAAGAACGACAAGATCAAGAACcctgacaagaagaaggagatcgAGAAGCTGCTTAACCCCATCTCCAGCGCCATGTTCGACCAGTTCGTCTCCATCGGGAAGCTCATCACGGATTTCCACGACGCCAGCGACCCTGCTGCCGTACCTTCTGGTGATGGTGGGGACGCTACCATGGATGATGATATCGGAGTTGCTGTTGAGTTCGAGGAGGATGAAGATGACGAGGAAAGTGATTTTGATCAGGTATACATATGCGTGTAACCTTGCAGTATTACGGTGTTCCACTTTCTCTTGCCTGTTCCTGATTGGAACATCCCATATGTATACTTGTGTGTATAACCTTCAACGTTTTTGCCTGGATCAGGTGCAAGATGATttggatgacgatgatgatgatgtggcTGAGTTGAACCGTCCTGGAGGTATGCAGATGGGTGGCGAGTTGGATGACGATGATATGCAGAACTCCAACGAGGGGCTCAACATAAATGTGCAGGACATTGACGCTTACTGGCTGCAGAGGAAGATAACACAAGCATATGAAGATATTGATCCCCAGCAGAGCCAGAAGCTAGCCGAGGAGATATTGAAGATAATTGCTGTGGGtgatgacagagatgtagagaatCGCCTTGTCATGGAGTTGGACTATGAGAAATTCGATCTCATTAAACTGGTATTGCGCAACCGGTTCAAGATAGTCTGGTGTACCCGCTTAGCCAGGGCTGAAGATCAGGAAGAGCGGAAGAAGATAGAGGAAGAGATGATGGATGACCCAAGCTTAGCCCCAATATTGGAGCAGCTACATGCAACGAGAGCCTCTGCAAAGGAGAGGCAGAAAAACTTGGAGAAAAGTATCAGGGATGAGGCCAAGAGGCTTCTTAACAATGACAGTGCTGGCACTGATGGTCCAAGGGAGCGTCGGGCAGTTGAGCGGGATACAGAGAGTGGATGGCTAAAAGGCCAGAGGCAGCTGCTTGATCTTGATAGCCTCTCCTTCCACCAAGGTGGTCTCTTGATGGCCAACAAGAAATGTGAACTTCCCGAGGGATCGTTCAGAACCCCTCATAAGGGGTATGAGGAAGTCCATGTGCCAGCGTTGAAACCTAGGCCATATGGAACTGGAGAGAAGATTGTGAAGATATCTGATATCCCAGGGTGGGCACAACCGGCTTTTGCTGGAATGCAGCAACTGAACAGGGTCCAGAGCAAGGTTTATGATACTGCCCTGTTCAAACCAGACAACATCCTTCTCTGTGCTCCAACTGGTGCTGGTAAAACCAATGTGGCTGTGCTTACAATTCTTCACCAGATAGGTTTGCATATGAAGGATGGTGAGTTTGATAATAGCAAGTACAAAATTGTCTATGTGGCCCCAATGAAAGCTCTGGTTGCTGAAGTTGTTGGAAACTTGTCGGCACGGCTTAAAGACTTCAATGTTAATGTTAGGGAGCTCAGTGGAGACCAGAACCTGACAAAACAACAGATTGATGATACACAGATCATTGTCACCACACCTGAGAAGTGGGATATTGTCACGAGGAAATCTGGGGACAGAACATACACTCAAATGGTAAAGCTTCTGATCATCGATGAGATCCATCTGCTTCATGACAACAGAGGGCCTGTCCTGGAGAGTATTGTGTCTAGAACAGTACGGCAGATTGAGACGACCAAGGAACATATTCGCCTAGTTGGCCTCTCCGCAACTCTTCCAAACTATGAAGATGTTGCTGTATTCCTGCGTGTTCGCTCTGAGGGTCTCTTCCATTTTGACAACAGTTACCGGCCTTGCCCTCTTGCTCAGCAGTACATTGGGATCACTGTGAGGAAGCCACTGCAGAGGTTTCAGTTGATGAATGAGATCTGTTATGAGAAAGTGATGGCTTCTGCTGGTAAGCATCAAGTGCTTATTTTTGTGCACTCCAGGAAGGAGACATCGAAAACTGCTCGAGCAATCCGAGACACTGCCTTGGCGAATGATACATTGACTCGCTTTCTGAAGGATGAGAGTGCAAGCCAGGAGATCCTTGGCAGTCATACAGATATTGTCAAAAGCAGTGATCTTAAAGACCTTTTGCCGTATGGGTTTGCTATACATCATGCTGGGATGGCAAGGGTAGACCGTGAACTTGTTGAGGAACTTTTTGCTGATAAGCATATACAGGTTCTTGTTTCGACAGCCACCCTTGCATGGGGTGTCAACTTGCCTGCACATACTGTTATTATAAAGGGCACACAGATTTATAATCCGGAAAAAGGTGCTTGGACAGAATTAAGTCCTCTGGATGTCATGCAGATGCTTGGTCGTGCAGGTAGGCCTCAGTATGACACACACGGAGAGGGAATAATCTTAACTGGCCACAGTGAATTGCAATACTACCTCTCCCTTATGAATCAACAGCTGCCTATTGAGAGTCAGTTCATATCCAAGTTGGCAGATCAGTTAAATGCAGAGATTGTTCTGGGTACTATTCAGAATGCTCGGGAAGCATGCTCTTGGCTTGGCTACACTTATCTCTACATCCGGATGCTCCGGAATCCAACACTGTATGGCTTACCAGCAGATATCATGGAGACGGACAAAACGCTAGATGAGAGGCGAGCTGACTTGGTAAGTACATGCTATACTCTGTTTTTTCTGAAACTGCATAATCCCATCATCCTGGTGATTTATTTTCAAGCATAGTTTCAGCCGTTGCACTTACATATATGGACTAGCTATACATGGCGATGTTGTGCATGGGCACATAATCTTTTGTAAATAATCAATTGTTAAATTTGTTGTCTGTATGTTGTGGTGTTCAGTATTTATGTGCGGAGAATAGTATAGCCAACATGTTTCTACCCGACTACGGCAATTGCATCCAGGGGAACGTGTCTTGTGTTCGTACTAGTCTTTTGTTTCTTCAGTATGGTTTATGCCAGATGCACTGCAGTTGCCCATTTTGTAGATTGCTAAACAAATATCCTCTTTGGTAATTAGTATCCGTTTGATTTCTGTGTATCAGTAATAGCATAATAGCCCGGACAAATGTGGCATTCTAACGGAAATTTGTTTCTAATTTTTCTAACAGTCAAATATGGGTAGGCATGTAGATATAAAATTTATCATGGATAATTTTTTGTAATACAGCACGCATTTGCTTGAGTTTAGTTTTTAGAATTGGGAAAAATGAAGGTGGAATAGGCTTCATCCTATCAGTAAGGTGGTATTGGGTATTTTATGGTTATAGGAAAAGAAACTCACAGCTATTTGCTTTTCATTGGATGAGTTCCTTATTAATTTATTTGGAAGTTATATGGGCATCTTGATACTGGTCCCATATCTTAGAGAAATATCAGAGTAAAATTAGTTGGCAGTTAGCTTATGATTTCATTATCAATATTGTTCTTTAGACGCTCTCTTGATTTTGTACTTCTTGCTGTTCCACTGCTGATTCTTGGTGTGCTGCTTCAGGTGCACTCCGCTGCAAATTTGCTGGATAGGAATAATTTGATAAAGTACGACAGGAAAACAGGATACTTTCAGGTTACTGATCTTGGAAGGATTGCCAGTTATTACTATATTAGTCATGGGACTATATCGACGTACAATGAGTATCTGAAGCCCACGATGGGTGATATTGAGCTGTGTCGATTGTTCTCTTTGAGTGAAGAGTTTAAGTATGTTAGTGTCAGACAAGATGAGAAGATGGAGCTGGCAAAGCTTTTGGATCGTGTGCCAATTCCTATAAAAGAGAGTTTAGATGAGCCCAGTGCAAAGATCAATGTGCTGTTGCAAGCATATATATCTAGGTTGAAACTGGAGGGCCTCTCCCTTGGTTCTGATATGGTCTACATCAGACAGGTAACATGTTCTCTACGTTCCATACAATAACTGAGTTTGAACTTTGAACTGCTTGCTTATTTTGTCTAGTATTCTTACAACTCTTATTCTCAATGTTACAGAGTGCTGGCCGACTTCTACGAGCACTTTTTGAGATAGTTCTGAAGAGGGGATGGGCTCAGTTAGCAGAGAAGGCTCTGAATCTTTGCAAGATGATTGATAAGCAGATGTGGAGTGTCCAAACACCCTTGCGCCAGTTTCCTGGTATTCCAAAGGAAATTTTGATGAAACTGGAGAAGAAAGAATTGGCCTGGGAGAGGTACTATGACCTGTCATCGCAGGAAATCGGTGAACTAATCCGGTTTCAAAAGATGGGGAAGCAGCTGCACAGGTGCATCCACCAGTTGCCGAAGTTGAACCTTTCTGCCCATGTTCAACCTATTACTCGCACAGTTTTGGGTTTCGAACTGACTATAACGCCTGATTTCCTATGGGATGATAAGGTACATGGATATGTTGAGCCCTTTTGGGTTATAGTTGAGGACAATGATGGAGAGT
This genomic stretch from Hordeum vulgare subsp. vulgare chromosome 6H, MorexV3_pseudomolecules_assembly, whole genome shotgun sequence harbors:
- the LOC123401531 gene encoding DExH-box ATP-dependent RNA helicase DExH12, whose protein sequence is MANLGGGAEAHARFKQYEYRANSSLVLTTDSRPRDTHEPTGEPETLWGRIDKRSFGDRAVQAKPPELEDRLTKSRKKKERDAASADADADQPRKRRRRSAAAQREESVLSLADDVVYKPQTKETRAAYEAMLSVIQQQFGGQPLDVLGGAADEVLAVLKNDKIKNPDKKKEIEKLLNPISSAMFDQFVSIGKLITDFHDASDPAAVPSGDGGDATMDDDIGVAVEFEEDEDDEESDFDQVQDDLDDDDDDVAELNRPGGMQMGGELDDDDMQNSNEGLNINVQDIDAYWLQRKITQAYEDIDPQQSQKLAEEILKIIAVGDDRDVENRLVMELDYEKFDLIKLVLRNRFKIVWCTRLARAEDQEERKKIEEEMMDDPSLAPILEQLHATRASAKERQKNLEKSIRDEAKRLLNNDSAGTDGPRERRAVERDTESGWLKGQRQLLDLDSLSFHQGGLLMANKKCELPEGSFRTPHKGYEEVHVPALKPRPYGTGEKIVKISDIPGWAQPAFAGMQQLNRVQSKVYDTALFKPDNILLCAPTGAGKTNVAVLTILHQIGLHMKDGEFDNSKYKIVYVAPMKALVAEVVGNLSARLKDFNVNVRELSGDQNLTKQQIDDTQIIVTTPEKWDIVTRKSGDRTYTQMVKLLIIDEIHLLHDNRGPVLESIVSRTVRQIETTKEHIRLVGLSATLPNYEDVAVFLRVRSEGLFHFDNSYRPCPLAQQYIGITVRKPLQRFQLMNEICYEKVMASAGKHQVLIFVHSRKETSKTARAIRDTALANDTLTRFLKDESASQEILGSHTDIVKSSDLKDLLPYGFAIHHAGMARVDRELVEELFADKHIQVLVSTATLAWGVNLPAHTVIIKGTQIYNPEKGAWTELSPLDVMQMLGRAGRPQYDTHGEGIILTGHSELQYYLSLMNQQLPIESQFISKLADQLNAEIVLGTIQNAREACSWLGYTYLYIRMLRNPTLYGLPADIMETDKTLDERRADLVHSAANLLDRNNLIKYDRKTGYFQVTDLGRIASYYYISHGTISTYNEYLKPTMGDIELCRLFSLSEEFKYVSVRQDEKMELAKLLDRVPIPIKESLDEPSAKINVLLQAYISRLKLEGLSLGSDMVYIRQSAGRLLRALFEIVLKRGWAQLAEKALNLCKMIDKQMWSVQTPLRQFPGIPKEILMKLEKKELAWERYYDLSSQEIGELIRFQKMGKQLHRCIHQLPKLNLSAHVQPITRTVLGFELTITPDFLWDDKVHGYVEPFWVIVEDNDGEYILHHEYFMLKKQYVDEDHTLHFTVPIYEPLPPQYFIRVVSDKWLGSQTILPVCFRHLILPEKYAPPTELLDLQPLPVTALRNARYEGLYSAFKHFNPIQTQVFTVLYNSDDSVLVAAPTGSGKTICAEFAILRNHQKAVSGETNMRVVYIAPIEALAKERYRDWSKKFGEFARVVELTGETAADLKLLDKGEIIISTPEKWDALSRRWKQRKPVQQVSLFIVDELHLIGSEKGHVLEIVVSRMRRISSHIGTNIRIVALSASLGNAKDLGEWIGATAHGLFNFPPAVRPVPLEIHIQGVDIANFEARMQAMAKPTYTAITQHAKSGKPALVFVPTRKHARLTALDLCAYSSAEGAGTPFLLGSQDEMDTFIGGVNEETLKNTLRCGVGYLHEGLSDLDQELVTQLFLGGRIQVCVASSTMCWGRSLPAHLVVVMGTQYYDGRESAHTDYPITDLLQMMGHASRPLQDNSGKCVILCHAPRKEYYKKFLFEAFPVESHLHHFLHDHMNAEVVVGVVENKQDAVDYLTWTFMYRRLNKNPNYYNLQGVSHRHLSDHLSELIETVLNDLESSKCVAVEEDMYLKPLNLGLIAAYYYISYTTIERFSSMLTQKTKMKGLLEILASASEYAELPSRPGEEEYIERLVRHQRFSIDKPKYGDPHVKANALLQSHFARHTVVGNLAADQREILLSAHRLLLAMVDVISSSGWLTLALNAMELSQMVTQGMWDRDSVLLQLPHFTRDLARRCQENEGKPVESIFDLAEMSIDEMRDLLQLSNSELQDIVEFFKRFPNVDMSYEVREGDDIRAGDNVTLQVTLERDMTNLPNSEVGPVHAPRFPKTKEEGWWLVVGDSSTKQLLAIKRVTLQKRARVKLEFTAATETGRKDYMIYLMSDSYLGCDQEYEFTVDIKEAGGD